Genomic segment of Deltaproteobacteria bacterium:
TCCCCGAAGCGCCACCGGCCTGTTCCACACCGATTGTTTCCAAAGGAAACGTATCTCCATCGGGGAGCAGGCCGTACGGTTCGGGCCGGTCCCGCACCATCAGAGACAGGGGAATACCGAGTATCCACATACCGAGTCCGAATACAATGACGGCGCTCCTCCACCCATAGGTATCAACGAGCAGAACAACGAAGGGAATGAGCAAGCCCCCGGCGCCGAATCCGGAGGACATTATCCCGATAGCCATCCCGATCTTTCTTCTGAACCACTGGGCCAGGACCGTCGTGGTCACCACGGTGGTGCAGCCGCCGGCACCCAGCGAGATAAGAATTATGGCACCGTAAAACGTGAAAAGGGTATGGGTGAATCCGAGCATGACAAGACCGAGGCCGACGGTAACGGATCCGACGAGCATCAGCTTCCGGGAACCGAACCGATCGACAAGGTATCCTATCACCGGCGCGAGGATCCCCATTTCCAACCCCCTGAGGCTGGCGGCGAAGGACACCTGCGTATAACTCCAGCCGAATTCCCTGACCAGGGGCTCAAAGAGGGCTGTGAAGCCGAAGAAGATGATACTGCTCACATACAGTGCTATGGTGAAGCAGGCGAAAACGATCCACCAGCCGTAAAAAATGGGGATCTTCATATGGTGACGTCCATCCCGTTATCCTCCGGTACTGCGCATGGGGCATGCTCCGGGAAATACTACGGGCTGCCGTCCAAAGCCCCGGCCGGCAGCCCGATCGTTCATCGTCACGAATGTGGACACTGTAGTGCAGGTCATGCCCAAAGACAAGTACTTTTTCCCCGAGCAGGCCGGAGCAGCTATTTCCGGGCCGGACGGTGTGGGACGCGTGGTTATCGCGCCCGCGTCCCTATGACGTGCCGGCATTTTATGCTACACTTCCGCGAAAACATGACGGAAGGAGCACGCCGGGATGAAGGCCATGCTACTGAAGGCGATTCATGATCTGCGAAGGGAGAGGAACCCCTTGGAACCGGTTGAAATGAGCGAGCCGGGCCCCGGTGAAGGGGAAATTCTGATACATGTTCGTGCCTGCGGGGTCTGTCACACGGAACTTGATGAGATCGAGGGACGGACACCGCCTCCTGTCTTTCCCATCATTCCGGGACATGAAGTGGTCGGCCGTGTCGCCGAACGGGGGGCGGGGGCGTCACAACACGAGATCGGGGCCCGGGTCGGTGTGGGATGGTTCTTTTCGTCCTGCGGCCGCTGTTCATTCTGCCGGGAAGGAAAGGAAAACCTGTGTGCCGACTTCCGGGCCACGGGGCGCGACGCACACGGAGGCTATGCCGAATACATGGTCGTACCGGAAACATCCGCCTTTCCCGTACCGGAAGGATTGAGCGACGCCGAGGCGGCCCCCCTGTTCTGCGCCGGGGCAATCGGGTACCGCTCACTGATGCTTGCGGGGATCCGGGACGGCGACTCCCTGGGTCTCACCGGTTTCGGCGCTTCGGCGCACCTGGTCCTGAAGATGACCCGTGCTCTCTATCCTGCCTCACCGGTC
This window contains:
- a CDS encoding MFS transporter, which produces MKIPIFYGWWIVFACFTIALYVSSIIFFGFTALFEPLVREFGWSYTQVSFAASLRGLEMGILAPVIGYLVDRFGSRKLMLVGSVTVGLGLVMLGFTHTLFTFYGAIILISLGAGGCTTVVTTTVLAQWFRRKIGMAIGIMSSGFGAGGLLIPFVVLLVDTYGWRSAVIVFGLGMWILGIPLSLMVRDRPEPYGLLPDGDTFPLETIGVEQAGGASGKSFRDLLRVRGFWCLGCAEAIRFMVLMGVVIHIMPYLATVGMSRTAGGFVAAAIPLVSIAGRLTVGWLGDIFSKRVIMASAFIAMAAGTLALHAAGSGVGIVLFLVLFSVSIGGITVLRGSLIREYFGRESFGRIIGIVMGCAALGGVVGPTITGFVYDTTGDYHHVWTWFAGCLFMTVMLVVMIGRKPSEVPLSVTSEKT
- a CDS encoding alcohol dehydrogenase catalytic domain-containing protein, which produces MKAMLLKAIHDLRRERNPLEPVEMSEPGPGEGEILIHVRACGVCHTELDEIEGRTPPPVFPIIPGHEVVGRVAERGAGASQHEIGARVGVGWFFSSCGRCSFCREGKENLCADFRATGRDAHGGYAEYMVVPETSAFPVPEGLSDAEAAPLFCAGAIGYRSLMLAGIRDGDSLGLTGFGASAHLVLKMTRALYPASPVFVFARSGKEQEFARELGAVWAGDTGDESPERLRAIIDTTPAWKPVVEAMRNLEPNGRLVINAIRKEENDKRCLLDIDYPTHLWLEKEIKSVANVAPRDIAECLRLAADIPL